Proteins from a single region of Psychrobium sp. MM17-31:
- the efp gene encoding elongation factor P, with translation MATVSTNEFKNGLKLIFEGEPSTIIENEIVKPGKGQAFNRVKIRKLITGKVLEKTIKSGESFEVADVMECDLSYLYNDGEFWHFMNNETFEQIAADAKAIGDATKWLVEQDECIITLYNGNPIIVTPPNFVELEVTETDPGLKGDTAGTGGKPATLSTGAVVRVPLFIQIGEVIKVDTRTGEYVSRVSK, from the coding sequence ATGGCTACAGTTAGCACGAATGAATTTAAAAATGGTTTAAAGTTAATTTTTGAAGGTGAGCCAAGCACCATCATCGAAAACGAAATCGTTAAACCAGGTAAAGGCCAAGCCTTTAACCGCGTTAAAATTCGCAAACTGATTACAGGCAAAGTTCTAGAGAAAACCATCAAGTCTGGTGAGTCATTTGAAGTGGCTGACGTGATGGAATGTGATCTTTCTTACCTATACAACGATGGTGAGTTCTGGCACTTCATGAACAATGAAACATTCGAGCAAATCGCTGCAGACGCTAAGGCGATTGGCGATGCAACTAAATGGTTAGTAGAGCAAGACGAATGTATCATTACTTTATACAACGGTAACCCAATCATCGTTACACCACCTAACTTCGTAGAGTTAGAAGTAACTGAAACAGATCCAGGTCTTAAAGGCGATACTGCGGGTACTGGTGGTAAGCCGGCAACATTAAGCACAGGTGCTGTTGTTCGCGTTCCACTATTCATCCAAATCGGTGAAGTAATCAAAGTAGATACTCGTACTGGCGAATACGTTTCTCGCGTAAGCAAGTAA
- a CDS encoding lipid A deacylase LpxR family protein has protein sequence MRILLLLVLLNIQVIAFATENATDDKENWISITIDNDAFVGNDSGYSNGLFVSTFEVNKTPTNQPDNDLWVTPLMWSMPKDKFTMTANAYSFGQQLNTPSDIKIENPSLNELPYSALLAMSNSYITITPEYADLATTTIGLVGPMALGEEVQTFVHKIIGANEPKGWDTQIKNEVVFEFARARSYRAWSSQDNHFDALVNGRATLGTIETSASVGGFIRYGRNLEQSHATTLLSASRITNPIAVDGWYVFLGASFGYMYNNIAVDGNTFRDSRSINYQNDYVSLTTGFAYTWRDLSITFAINDFNILEDDTDEQALADLTEFGTISFSWKL, from the coding sequence ATGCGCATCCTCTTATTGCTCGTGTTACTCAATATTCAAGTAATTGCTTTTGCAACGGAGAATGCAACAGACGATAAAGAAAATTGGATTTCAATTACTATCGACAATGACGCCTTTGTTGGTAATGACAGCGGTTATTCCAATGGCTTATTTGTATCGACGTTTGAAGTAAACAAAACGCCAACCAATCAACCAGACAACGATCTTTGGGTAACGCCGCTAATGTGGAGTATGCCGAAAGATAAATTTACGATGACCGCCAACGCATACTCTTTTGGCCAGCAGCTTAATACGCCTAGCGACATAAAAATTGAGAATCCAAGTCTCAATGAACTACCCTATTCTGCGCTACTAGCAATGTCTAACAGCTACATAACCATCACGCCAGAATATGCCGATTTGGCCACAACCACCATAGGACTCGTTGGCCCGATGGCGCTTGGTGAAGAAGTTCAGACATTTGTTCACAAAATTATTGGCGCAAATGAACCTAAAGGATGGGACACACAAATTAAAAATGAAGTGGTATTCGAATTTGCGCGCGCTCGATCTTACCGCGCTTGGAGCAGTCAGGATAATCACTTTGATGCGCTGGTTAATGGCCGTGCGACACTGGGAACAATTGAAACATCGGCCAGCGTTGGTGGCTTTATCAGATACGGTCGCAACCTTGAGCAATCTCATGCCACCACCTTGCTATCTGCTTCACGCATCACAAACCCAATTGCAGTTGACGGCTGGTATGTATTTTTAGGCGCAAGTTTTGGCTACATGTATAACAACATCGCGGTTGACGGTAATACCTTCCGAGACTCACGCTCTATTAACTACCAAAACGATTACGTTAGTCTTACCACAGGCTTTGCTTATACATGGCGAGATCTTTCTATTACTTTTGCCATCAACGACTTCAACATTTTAGAAGACGATACAGACGAGCAAGCGTTAGCCGACCTCACCGAGTTTGGCACCATTAGTTTCTCTTGGAAGCTATAA
- a CDS encoding prephenate dehydrogenase — MPHTSLFEALKENIRVIYRQSIDADKKLDELRQQDMAKFAAIFNEQQGFKTKANRFTPYAEELGNDLVALQQGNPDDVATNVQPLVSKIEIQLQLLQVFKSNLKAKPAEK; from the coding sequence ATGCCACACACATCATTATTTGAAGCGTTAAAAGAAAATATTCGCGTTATTTATCGTCAATCTATCGACGCCGATAAAAAGTTGGACGAATTACGCCAACAAGACATGGCAAAATTTGCCGCTATTTTTAACGAGCAACAAGGATTTAAGACCAAAGCTAACCGCTTTACGCCTTATGCTGAAGAATTGGGAAATGATCTCGTCGCTTTACAACAAGGCAACCCAGATGATGTAGCAACAAATGTGCAGCCGCTGGTTTCTAAAATTGAAATCCAATTGCAGCTGCTACAAGTGTTTAAAAGTAACTTAAAAGCTAAGCCTGCTGAAAAGTAA
- a CDS encoding DUF3016 domain-containing protein: protein MIKPLMMGLVLSSTFLVGSLHAATNTDPVMIDWIKPEKFRDVDTANGNKKRYQARVMKELEKYIQQELPKFLNNGQRIKLKVYDLDLAGDVRPMMAAGNDIRVIKSIYPPMIDIEYSVLDNNGKVIKAQRKRFRDMAFNMGSPLVASKQLGYEKAMLKKWMRNELTR from the coding sequence ATGATTAAGCCTTTAATGATGGGACTTGTATTGTCCTCGACTTTTTTAGTTGGCTCGCTGCACGCTGCGACCAACACTGATCCTGTTATGATCGATTGGATCAAGCCTGAAAAATTCCGCGATGTTGATACGGCTAACGGCAACAAGAAACGCTATCAGGCTCGTGTTATGAAAGAGCTTGAAAAATATATCCAACAAGAATTACCTAAATTTTTAAATAATGGTCAAAGGATCAAGCTGAAAGTTTATGATCTCGATTTAGCTGGTGATGTACGCCCGATGATGGCAGCTGGTAATGACATTCGGGTGATTAAGAGTATTTATCCACCGATGATCGATATCGAATATTCTGTGCTCGATAACAACGGTAAAGTTATTAAAGCGCAGCGCAAACGCTTTAGAGACATGGCATTTAATATGGGATCACCGCTGGTTGCATCTAAACAATTGGGCTATGAAAAAGCGATGCTTAAGAAATGGATGCGTAACGAGCTAACGCGATAA
- the epmA gene encoding elongation factor P--(R)-beta-lysine ligase: MSNEPTNWQPSADIATLRARSKIIATIRRFFDDKGVMEVETPTLSQATVTDVHLHTFDTTFVGPGFADGQQLFMQTSPEFHMKRLLCAGSGAIYQLAKAFRNEESGRHHNPEFTMLEWYQPDYDHMTLINEVDELLQLVLGSLPCDIKSYQQVFIEHLNLDPLTSDIEAVRKVALSYDFGDFVAVETNIDTLLQCLFCFVIEPKIGLDRPMAIYNFPASQAALAQLDSDDKRVARRFEFYYRGIELANGFHELQDAKEQLARFEQDNAERVASGLAPQPIDHHLIDALAQGLPDCAGVALGIDRLIMLALGKTHIRDVISFDVARS; the protein is encoded by the coding sequence ATGAGCAACGAACCGACAAATTGGCAACCTAGCGCTGATATCGCGACACTTCGCGCTCGTTCGAAAATTATCGCCACTATTCGCCGCTTTTTTGACGATAAAGGCGTGATGGAAGTAGAGACACCAACGCTGTCGCAGGCGACGGTAACAGATGTTCACTTACACACTTTCGATACCACCTTCGTAGGGCCGGGCTTTGCCGATGGGCAACAGCTGTTTATGCAAACGTCACCAGAGTTTCATATGAAGCGCTTGCTGTGTGCGGGAAGTGGAGCTATTTATCAACTCGCTAAAGCCTTTCGTAATGAAGAGTCAGGACGTCATCACAACCCTGAATTTACCATGCTGGAATGGTATCAGCCTGATTATGACCACATGACGCTGATCAATGAAGTGGATGAGTTATTACAGCTGGTATTAGGAAGTTTGCCTTGCGACATCAAATCTTATCAGCAAGTGTTTATCGAACATCTAAATCTAGATCCATTAACTAGTGATATCGAAGCTGTTCGAAAGGTTGCGCTGAGCTATGACTTTGGTGATTTTGTTGCGGTCGAGACCAATATCGACACGCTATTACAATGTCTATTTTGCTTTGTGATCGAGCCTAAAATTGGCCTCGACAGGCCGATGGCTATCTACAACTTTCCCGCATCACAAGCGGCACTGGCGCAGCTAGATAGTGATGATAAACGCGTGGCGCGTCGCTTTGAGTTTTACTATCGCGGTATTGAATTGGCTAATGGTTTTCACGAGCTGCAAGATGCCAAAGAGCAGTTAGCGCGATTCGAACAAGATAACGCTGAGCGAGTAGCAAGTGGTTTAGCACCGCAGCCGATAGATCATCACCTAATTGATGCATTGGCACAGGGATTGCCTGATTGTGCAGGCGTTGCCTTGGGGATTGATCGTTTGATCATGTTAGCGCTTGGCAAGACGCACATTCGCGATGTCATCAGTTTCGATGTCGCGCGTTCATAA
- a CDS encoding acyltransferase family protein yields MTNLNTQAGNRLHYLDAVRAGALLLGIVFHACLSFMPIFIGWAVMDINTSNSVGVFALISHSFRMELFFFIAGFFACLSVNKHGIGGFIRSRVLRIGVPFTIGWIALRPLIIAGWTIGGQSMQGDVDVLAGLANGLTAFNGQDILVGTHLWFLYYLLLITFTVLAAKWILNRASGLSEWIDNATSNVANIGARFSIIGLLCVFPIMLCLWFMNGWDVDTPDKSLWPIWSVFALYGCFFVAGWLVAKHQVLLDMLSKFSWWRVALCCAAIMAVLSLSGYESQRAHDDYMWLKLTYLLSYALMMCLLVTLSLAICRKLFARGNKVVSYIADASYWMYLIHLPLVVWLQVAVAELPWHWGVKLLVICSATVMISLAIYDACIRSTFVGSLLNGKRASRFIASKRN; encoded by the coding sequence ATGACTAATCTAAATACGCAAGCAGGCAATCGCTTACATTATCTCGATGCCGTTCGAGCTGGCGCGCTGTTGTTAGGCATTGTATTCCACGCCTGCCTGTCTTTTATGCCCATTTTTATTGGTTGGGCGGTAATGGACATTAATACGAGTAACAGCGTTGGCGTGTTTGCGTTGATTAGTCATTCGTTTCGCATGGAACTGTTCTTTTTCATTGCTGGCTTCTTCGCTTGTTTAAGTGTCAATAAACATGGCATTGGCGGATTTATTCGGTCGCGTGTTTTACGCATTGGTGTGCCTTTCACTATTGGTTGGATAGCATTGAGGCCGTTGATTATTGCCGGCTGGACTATTGGCGGGCAAAGCATGCAAGGTGATGTCGATGTGCTTGCTGGCTTAGCAAACGGCTTAACAGCCTTTAATGGCCAAGACATCTTAGTAGGCACGCATTTGTGGTTTTTGTATTACTTGCTACTCATTACTTTTACTGTATTGGCGGCTAAGTGGATTTTAAATCGAGCCAGTGGTTTGAGCGAATGGATAGACAATGCAACAAGTAATGTAGCCAATATTGGGGCGCGGTTTTCGATAATTGGCTTGCTCTGTGTATTCCCTATCATGTTGTGTTTGTGGTTTATGAACGGTTGGGACGTTGATACGCCTGACAAATCGCTATGGCCAATATGGTCTGTATTTGCACTTTATGGCTGCTTTTTTGTTGCTGGCTGGCTTGTGGCTAAGCATCAAGTATTGCTAGATATGCTGAGTAAATTCAGCTGGTGGCGAGTTGCCTTATGTTGCGCTGCAATTATGGCGGTGCTCTCGTTGTCGGGTTATGAAAGTCAGCGTGCCCACGATGACTATATGTGGCTTAAACTCACCTATTTACTGAGTTATGCACTGATGATGTGTTTACTTGTGACCTTGAGTTTAGCCATTTGCCGTAAGCTCTTTGCTCGCGGCAATAAAGTGGTGAGCTATATTGCTGACGCGTCTTACTGGATGTATCTCATTCATTTACCGCTGGTGGTTTGGCTGCAGGTGGCGGTCGCTGAGTTGCCATGGCATTGGGGTGTCAAGTTGCTAGTAATTTGCAGTGCAACAGTAATGATCTCGTTGGCGATTTACGATGCATGTATTCGCTCAACTTTTGTTGGCTCGCTACTCAATGGCAAGCGAGCCTCACGATTTATAGCTTCCAAGAGAAACTAA
- a CDS encoding CIA30 family protein — protein MTQLKTLFALLSMSLSVAVIAKPMPQEQSLLIDNFDNQQQTSVGSDRLFISDAAAGGGTKSNYEIKDGVIHLAGDIAPPRGQPGWSSMVLPLAEMGKGYDASNFSGVRLTVKVNKGNFSLSANSTEVTNFDYHAAPIVVKADGNFHTIEIPFDSMKRAWSAQTTLNKKTINSLSIVAFGLQKSAFDFDIDEVSFY, from the coding sequence ATGACTCAATTAAAAACACTATTCGCCCTATTGTCGATGTCGCTATCGGTAGCAGTTATTGCTAAACCTATGCCGCAGGAACAATCTTTACTCATTGATAATTTCGATAATCAACAACAAACAAGTGTTGGTAGTGATCGTCTATTTATTAGTGATGCGGCTGCTGGTGGCGGTACTAAATCTAACTATGAAATAAAAGATGGTGTAATTCATCTTGCGGGTGATATTGCACCACCACGTGGCCAACCGGGTTGGTCGAGCATGGTGTTACCCTTGGCTGAAATGGGCAAAGGTTATGATGCTAGTAATTTCAGCGGTGTGCGTTTAACGGTGAAAGTTAACAAAGGTAATTTCTCTTTATCTGCCAATAGCACCGAGGTGACCAATTTTGATTATCACGCAGCGCCAATTGTGGTTAAGGCTGATGGCAATTTTCATACCATTGAAATTCCGTTTGATAGCATGAAACGCGCGTGGTCTGCGCAAACGACGCTCAACAAAAAGACCATCAATAGCTTGAGTATTGTCGCATTTGGCTTACAAAAATCAGCGTTTGATTTCGATATCGATGAAGTAAGTTTTTACTAA
- a CDS encoding EAL domain-containing protein: MSHSDIASIVEAARANAVSELALVDTLPEERFDRIVRLAMALMEMPYSFVNLVDKERIWAKATFNQKDYESTRDQSICNFAIRNPLPTVIEDTLLDDNVHHLNYVVSTPKFRCYVGIPLIYAGEIVGALCTLDTKPRKIPAQKVQLLSDLAKVVESEFQNVQLEQESHGLRAQKKAWRDLSTKLHGNDQLSGLRSHALELVAQGTPLKSTFHEMIAGVEREFPEMICSILILDDDSEHVVRCYGPSLPDAYNKALIGLKIGHGVGSCGTAAATAERVVVSDIFNHEYWSDYLALAEMAGVGACWSEPILSSDGKVLGTFAIYHREIREPQEIEFRLIEQTAHLASIAIERDRANKLIWQQANYDALTGLPNRELSAVHINVAINNATRNKQKFALMFLDLDRFKEVNDTLGHDAGDLLLIEASRRIQNCVRASDSVARLGGDEFVVLLNDVRGEKGVEKVASNILQALTDPFQLNEDIAHVSASIGITFFPDDGKGLDELMKNADQAMYQAKESGRDRFSYFTNELREEANERRQLSEDLRRAIKEDELVLHYQPVVDLKSGKIIGAEALLRWQHPTRGMLYPDDFIELSDETGQTFPLTHWVVKKAISQSMIWREVAGEAFKICVNTSLRQYTDNSRHSEHWLTELEAHKDKANNIIFEVSEQLLVNPTDDIIANIERIKACGIELAIDDFGAGYSSLAFIKELGIDYLKIDKQFIANVAATKDGQVLCEAILAMATKLGTKVVAEGIEQPQQLQVLQHIGCEFGQGYYLAYPLTAQVFSERLAQQS; this comes from the coding sequence ATGAGTCACAGTGACATAGCGTCCATCGTTGAAGCGGCAAGAGCTAATGCAGTTTCTGAGCTTGCGCTTGTTGATACACTGCCCGAAGAACGTTTTGATCGCATTGTTCGCCTAGCAATGGCATTGATGGAAATGCCATATTCCTTTGTTAACTTAGTTGATAAAGAGCGTATTTGGGCAAAAGCGACCTTCAATCAAAAAGATTACGAAAGTACTCGCGACCAATCTATTTGTAATTTCGCTATTCGCAATCCTTTGCCTACAGTTATCGAAGACACCTTACTCGATGACAATGTTCATCATTTAAATTACGTTGTTAGCACGCCTAAGTTCCGTTGTTATGTAGGGATCCCACTTATTTATGCGGGAGAAATTGTTGGTGCCTTATGTACTTTAGATACTAAGCCGCGCAAAATTCCAGCGCAAAAAGTTCAGCTGCTTAGCGATTTAGCAAAAGTGGTCGAAAGTGAATTTCAAAATGTTCAACTAGAGCAAGAATCTCATGGCTTGCGAGCGCAGAAAAAAGCATGGCGCGATCTATCCACCAAACTGCACGGTAATGATCAGCTTAGCGGGTTGCGCAGTCACGCGTTAGAGCTGGTGGCGCAAGGGACACCGCTTAAATCGACTTTTCATGAAATGATCGCCGGCGTTGAGCGTGAGTTTCCCGAGATGATTTGTAGTATTTTGATTCTCGATGATGACTCGGAGCACGTCGTTCGTTGTTATGGACCATCATTACCAGATGCCTATAACAAAGCGTTAATAGGTTTAAAAATTGGCCATGGTGTGGGCTCTTGTGGCACTGCTGCCGCGACAGCCGAGCGGGTGGTTGTTAGCGATATTTTCAATCATGAATATTGGAGTGATTATTTGGCGCTAGCCGAAATGGCTGGCGTTGGTGCTTGTTGGTCTGAGCCTATTTTGAGTAGCGATGGCAAAGTACTCGGAACCTTTGCTATCTATCATCGAGAGATTCGTGAACCGCAAGAAATTGAATTTCGCCTAATCGAACAAACTGCACATCTAGCCTCGATTGCAATCGAACGCGATCGCGCCAATAAGCTCATTTGGCAACAAGCCAATTATGATGCGCTAACTGGGTTACCAAATCGCGAATTAAGTGCCGTGCACATTAATGTTGCTATCAATAATGCGACTCGCAACAAACAAAAGTTTGCGCTGATGTTTTTGGATTTAGACCGCTTTAAAGAAGTTAATGATACGCTTGGCCATGACGCTGGGGATTTATTATTGATCGAGGCATCTAGAAGAATTCAAAATTGTGTTCGAGCGAGTGATTCGGTAGCGCGCTTGGGTGGTGATGAATTCGTAGTGTTGCTCAATGATGTCCGTGGTGAAAAAGGGGTTGAGAAAGTCGCTAGTAATATTTTGCAGGCGTTAACAGACCCTTTTCAACTCAATGAAGATATCGCGCATGTGTCGGCTAGTATTGGGATTACTTTCTTCCCTGATGACGGCAAAGGACTCGATGAGCTGATGAAAAATGCTGACCAGGCAATGTATCAAGCTAAAGAGTCTGGTCGCGATCGCTTTAGCTATTTTACTAATGAGCTGCGTGAAGAAGCCAATGAACGTCGTCAATTATCTGAAGATTTACGTCGCGCCATTAAAGAAGATGAACTAGTACTGCACTACCAGCCAGTGGTTGACCTTAAATCAGGAAAAATAATCGGCGCTGAAGCATTATTGCGTTGGCAACATCCCACTCGTGGCATGTTATATCCAGATGATTTTATTGAGCTAAGTGATGAAACTGGACAAACATTCCCGTTGACTCACTGGGTTGTTAAGAAAGCGATATCTCAATCGATGATTTGGCGAGAGGTGGCTGGGGAAGCCTTTAAAATTTGCGTCAATACATCGCTGCGTCAATACACAGATAATAGCCGTCACAGTGAGCACTGGCTAACAGAATTAGAAGCGCATAAAGATAAAGCAAACAATATTATCTTTGAAGTTAGCGAACAGCTATTGGTGAACCCAACCGACGATATTATTGCTAATATTGAACGTATAAAGGCTTGTGGCATTGAGTTAGCTATTGATGATTTTGGCGCAGGATATTCTTCGCTGGCCTTTATTAAAGAGCTTGGTATTGATTATTTGAAAATTGATAAGCAGTTTATCGCTAATGTCGCGGCAACTAAAGATGGCCAAGTACTTTGTGAAGCGATTCTTGCGATGGCAACTAAGCTGGGTACAAAAGTGGTGGCAGAAGGGATTGAGCAGCCACAGCAACTACAAGTACTGCAGCATATTGGTTGTGAGTTTGGCCAAGGCTATTACCTAGCTTATCCACTTACAGCGCAAGTATTTTCAGAGCGCCTCGCGCAGCAAAGCTAA
- the epmB gene encoding EF-P beta-lysylation protein EpmB, which translates to MPQIVVQNLIPHQSSWQKELGQVFTDPQKLLQYLAIDEAQFRESFKARKLFPLRVPVPFADRMEQGNINDPLLKQVMTSSDEFLTEEGFSNDPLLEQDAAIPGLLHKYDNRVLLMLKTACAVNCRYCFRRHFPYQENSVNQQKLQQIADYIADKPQINEVILSGGDPLMASDKHVIQLIELLSKLKHITRLRIHTRLPVVIPSRITPELLTALNQAPFNVVMVLHVNHGNEIDEHVVNMAKSLKAHNVTLLNQAVLLKDINDSAAAQVELNEKLFDAGIMPYYLHLLDKVNGAVHFDVPQQEAINLMHQLYRQLPGFLVPKLVREIGGEAHKTPIDLGLHPEL; encoded by the coding sequence ATGCCGCAGATAGTCGTCCAAAATTTAATTCCACATCAAAGTTCTTGGCAAAAAGAGCTAGGACAGGTATTTACCGATCCTCAAAAACTGCTGCAATACTTGGCTATTGACGAAGCGCAATTTCGCGAATCATTCAAAGCGCGCAAGCTTTTTCCGCTACGAGTACCGGTTCCTTTTGCTGATCGTATGGAACAAGGCAATATCAATGATCCATTGCTCAAACAAGTAATGACCTCTAGCGATGAGTTCCTTACCGAAGAAGGTTTTAGTAACGATCCGCTACTCGAACAAGATGCCGCCATTCCCGGTTTACTGCACAAATACGACAACCGCGTATTGTTAATGCTAAAAACCGCCTGCGCCGTTAATTGCCGCTACTGTTTTCGCCGTCACTTCCCTTATCAAGAGAACAGCGTTAATCAACAAAAATTACAACAAATTGCCGATTACATCGCAGACAAACCTCAGATTAACGAAGTGATCCTTTCTGGTGGCGATCCGCTGATGGCTAGTGATAAGCATGTTATTCAGCTAATTGAGTTGTTATCCAAGCTCAAGCATATCACCCGACTGCGCATTCACACCCGTTTACCAGTAGTTATTCCCTCGCGTATTACACCCGAGTTGTTAACAGCATTAAACCAAGCGCCGTTTAATGTGGTGATGGTGCTGCATGTTAATCACGGTAATGAAATCGATGAGCATGTTGTCAACATGGCCAAATCCCTCAAAGCTCATAATGTCACCTTGCTAAACCAAGCAGTTTTGCTCAAAGACATCAACGATAGCGCTGCGGCGCAAGTTGAGCTCAACGAGAAGTTATTTGATGCGGGCATTATGCCCTACTACCTACATTTACTAGACAAGGTCAATGGTGCAGTGCACTTTGATGTGCCACAGCAAGAGGCAATTAATCTGATGCATCAGCTCTATCGTCAGCTTCCGGGTTTTTTAGTGCCTAAATTGGTGCGTGAAATTGGCGGTGAAGCGCACAAAACACCTATCGATTTAGGCTTGCACCCTGAGTTATAA